In Cryptomeria japonica chromosome 1, Sugi_1.0, whole genome shotgun sequence, the sequence AATATGACAACATCATTTCAGAACCAATTATAATTTTCAGAGGTCCTTCACGGAGGGTTTGTTCCATTTACTCCCAATAAATGCTTTGATGGTCTTTTTCTGTCTGATTTCAAGGGTAAATTTTTCTTCTTGCTGCTAGTTTCTTACCCTTAGTATTGTATGCATCAGTACTAGTTGGGTTTAAAAATTGAAATTCCTCTTATattcttttcttgttttttttgtccattctttttccaaattaattttgaagaaatttagtaGTTTACTTTGGTGAAATTGGAAATGGAGGCCACAACTCTCTGAGATTAATGGGAAAAGTTCAAAATCCCATCCCTAGACGCAATTGTTGGCATACACGTATACACTTATACCTCCAGCTTGTTcattcattttaggtttttttaaaTATGACGTTGTACAGTTTAGTTATTTTTTATATTGCAAGCCATTTTTGATATGATATATTTTGTGAGAAATAAAGTCGTATGCACACAATATAGGAATTCTTATTATATGTTAAgtaaaatttaatgttttgattaaggaaaaacatgttttgttaaataaaatttaatgttgtatttcattGCTTTTTTTTAATATTGAGGCAAAGCAAAGTTTGCTAGATTAAAAGAAGAGGAGATTACATATATATGCTATGTGTTATCTATCGATTAATAATATGTATATTTTTAAGTAAAAAAAATTAGGATATCAACTTAAGATGAAATGTAAATTTTTATGAAGGAAAAAGAAAATTAAGTTTAAAGTGTTACTCATGTATTTACATAAATGAGAATAATATGTAAAATTTAGGAGATTGATTGCagtctacaataatatataaataatctaAATATTACTTTTTTAACTTCATACTGAAATCAATTATACATTTGTAGATTGCTAAAGGTCTTTATAATTATAAAAGTAAAAGAGtgaaacaattaaaaataaatctttATGGAAATAAAACAACAAAGAATATAAAAACAAAGCTTTACATTATGCATTTCATTTAAAGAGCACATTATAGATACATGATCGAGTAAACAAACCCAAAACTTATCTCTTTACAACTTTTATATAAGAAtgacattttcatcatttattcttCTTTTCTCAAATATTATTTGAGAAATGCAAAATAATACATAAGTTATTGCCTAGTTATCAACACTTTATCATGACTATCATATATTAGTAAATCGAAGTTAGATAAACATCTAGTTTCTAATAACGTAGTTACATGCatttattgttgagaaaatttcTAAGCTAATCAAATTTATGATGATCATGTATAACTCTAAGGCAATTGATAATATTAGATATTTTTTTTGGTGTCTCAATTTTtaatataaatcataattaattttaCTTTCTGAAAATACATAATTCttctaaatttataaatataattaccAATATAAATGATAATCTTACACTAATTcataaacatcaaaattatatatatataaagagagagagaggggaatggACAAACTTGATATGTAGCTTGAAAATAATTAAGATATTACTGAAAAATGTTGGAAATTGGAGAATTAGATAGTTGATAAGATGGAAACATGAAATTTAGGATAAAGCTCAAATCAAAGGAATTCTTTCTTGTTTATAATGCAAATAGAATTATGTGATATATAATGGAGATGCAAGTATGTGATTTACAACACATATTGAGCAGCATGGGGAAAAGACATGAGCTTGTTTACCACTAAAATCTTTGTGTTTGGTCTATTGTTGATTGATAATCATAGTTAGACTTCATATTCCACTTTCCACTCTGGCTCACATAAAATCTACACCTTACACTATTAGGTTATTCGAGATCATGTAGTAAATGCTTTTTCTTAAGCCAACAAAGATAGGGAACAAACAAGTCTAGGTAATTTAAATGCGGCACATATGACTCTCAAAAGCCAGCTAAGATAGGGAACAGACAAGTCTAAGTAATTTATGTGCGGCACATATGACTCTCACATCTAGAGATCTGATTTTGGGTGCTAGAGGCTTGAGGCATTTTGAATTCTTTGAATCAAAACCAATTAAAGAggcatttttaaaattaattcatgTGCATTTTAGTTGTTGCAAAACTTCCATCGTGGAACACCTCAGAATAGCATTTAAGTCTCAGTAAGGGTTAGCAAATGTTTTATAACATACTTTCATGCATATTTCAGTCCTGTCCACAATCCACTAACAGCTATAACACGACAAAACCTCAATCAGACAAAGCACACAAAAATAAAACTGTACTATCAATCTTTGGCAGGAACTTCACTGCTTTCCAGCCCTTGTTTGTTAAGGCAACATATCCTAACTTCTTGTCTATGAATGATAATGTGGTCTTTGAGTACAGAGGATATTACAAGTGGATAGGTAGATAAagaatttggagaccatacttgtCCTGCGCTGGATAACATTTATGTCGTCTCTGTTTTTGTTGTTGTGGCTCTACTTACAGAAACAAGATTGCCTACAGTGATGAAGAGTAGCAAATAAGGAGGTTTTAAAGTCCAAGAGGATGGGATGACCAAGAAATATGCAAGATGATTGCTGATGATCGTGTAGGGACGAGCTAACAAAGAGACCTCTTCATTCTCCTCTGCATGTACGTAGTGCATGCTACAAGTTAGATGGAACGGGAGAAAATTATGGCATCTCACTTTTCTCATTGGTAGCCATGGCTGAACGAGGGTCAATTCATTCAGGCAAATATAATTTTcctttttattaatataaatggAGCTACTCCATGTGCTAGTTCTTGTCAAACAATCAATATatgatttatattattatataataatgtattatatttcttaaaatatgtatatagaataattttttattttttttagataaaGAACAATTTCATTTGTTCAAATCTGGTCCAGCAGGAATTTGAACCCTGGTGGCCGCTTCAGCAATGAAGTGTTTAAACCATGACACTACATATCCGAAGACTATATAGAATAACTTTATTATAGATCatttttttacattattttcaaattaatcTGTTTACTTATAATACAACATtaagaattgaaaatagaatattTATAGAAGATAAACAAAGTTCGAATACTAATTGTTAAATCATAAGTACTTTTATTAATCTCGACTTTGCTTTCAATTTTGAACCTGAGTTTGTTCACTAAAAAGAGtgaagaattttgaatttttgaatttcatttctctattaaacttcatcCAGCCAAACAACAAAGGCTCTttaccaaaaaaaaatcatttccttatcgatattaaataaatatgtattctTCTAATGAATGATATTAACTTCAACTCTAACGAATAGATTAACTTTAGCTATGCTACTCCAATTAGTGAAACCATCAATCAAACTTCAAATTGAGGTCAACCATAACAATAATAATTACATATTGTTGGTATTATCAGTCGAACTTCAAGTCAACAAACCTAACAATAATAGTttcatatgtaatttttttaataaagtatACAACAAATATTCTTATTACAATATTACAAATACGAATATTCATCATTACATAACTGCAATATATGTGTCTAGTAGCAATCTACTATATCAAACTATTATCAGACATGTCTTTCAATTGATATGTCATAACTCATCTACCATCTAAACACCAAATACTACTATTATACCTGTAAAAAACAAGTACTCCCCACTACAAGACAGTAGTTCTAAATTGGAAATGTAAGAAATATCAACAATAAAGGTTGAGACCGGGAGCGACTCGCACCCATCGACAGAATTTCCTATACAAATTGACTCGATTCTTCACAGCTGCCGGATTCCCTCCCCCGCATTCTCTGAAGTTGATTGCAATGATCGTTCCTTTAAATCCGATACCCCTCGGGAGAGTGATGGCTCTGTGACAGTTGCTTGTCATCCAAAACCACAGTGCCGTCTTGAAGCCAACGTCGGGCTTTTGTGCCACCAAATCTGGGTTTTCCAACAACGGAAGTCCCAAATATTTCCCCGCTGCTCCATAGTTGTAGTTCCTGGAACATAATACAACTCACCTATTAGTGAGTATTAGGAGAACGTTAACTAGTGATGTTATCTACAGACAAGTTTACCCAGTTATCTGAAGAGGTCCCCGTCCGTAGTATTGCTTCCCAGGAGCACAAGGGTATTCTGTAGAAGGTTGGCAGTAGGTACGTTTCTCCATTTACTCTATATAACATAGACCTGCAAGTAAAACGTATTAGGGTTTGATTACTATAAAGAAATCATGTATATACAAACTTCCTAATATTTGCATACTTCCAGTCTCGTGAGCGAAGTTAGCAAAGAAAGCAGCAAGTTCTCTCTTAGCAACTCCAAGAGATTCTCCGGTGTTGCCAAAGCGAGGGAAAATTTCAGATGCGCTGATAAAATCTTCGTTAAGTGTAGAAGTTCTTTCCCTTACAAGAAGAAGGAATTCCAGATTTAATACGGTCAAAGAAGGCCTTAGTGATAGTATATTCTATGGATCCAAAGGGAGTAGGGCTGTCGACCTTACATGCGCCTTGTTCACAACCATCTTTCCAATAGCTCTCAGTAGTTATCATAGATTGAATGGATCCAGAGAGGACAGTACATGGGCCTTGTGAACAACCAACACCGCAATAAGCTTGAGTGGTTCCACGGTATCCCCGCTTGCTGCAGCACTCTTGCTCTGGACATCCACACTTCTGTGCTGAGCCAAAATGTATTTCCCCAACTAATATCAACGTAGCCATCATTAACAGTACAATGCTTGCACATTTTGCCATGGCTGAAAGTTTCAGCTAGTCGCTTGCTTTGTAAATTATATGCAACATCGCCGCTATTTACGAGCAGGAGATTTTCAACTGGATGCGTGGGACTCAAGATGACTGATATAGGTCAGCTACCTTCGAGGTACTGTTAGGTGCGTGGGTGGTAAAGTTTTTTAAGTTTACCAAGAGATTATAGAATCGTTTAATGATAAACTACAAGTCATGAGAATGCTCTCTTGAGCGACCGCTAAATTTTTATTGATCAAGACAAAGTCAACATACCAAACTTGCCGCTGCATCTATACTTTTACAATCGTATTATTCAAATTATCGTTCAACAgttttgttttttttcctttttaaataaATACCTTAATTTAGGAACCATATAGAATTATACAAACATTTCAAGCTACACTTATCTTGAAAGTAGAAGCGTAAAAATTCAAAACCCGAGAAATTAAAGAAAAGGACTTTGATCTCTCACTTTGAAACCATGATTAACATTAAATGTTCATTCAAACAAATAGTACACAAAAATTCCACCCTTTCAAGATATGAAAAAAAGttataaattaaaaatttcaaTCTAAAATGTCAATTTTTATAACGATTCTTAAAATTTTCTGTTATTTATAAGGGAGGTCTCAAAAAAAGCATCTCAGAAATTATAATGTTTCAATTTAGTTCATAAACATTTTAATTTTTTGTCTAATAGTTATTATTCAAAAGTTAGTGGAAACTTTATTAAAGACAATATTCTTAAGAATGTTTTTATCAGTTCCACTCTTTTAAATAGttctaaaattataattttttatcatCTTATTTAGTGTTATACATTTCCTACTAATTTAGACTCAATTTGACGTATTTGTCACCTATGTATTGACTATGGAATAAATTGcatctttatgtttaaaatttAGCAATTAACTAAAGCCTTGACTAATCTTGATTCAAGGATGTAGATTCAATTAATAGATTGATCATTTGCTAACATAGACCAAATTTATAATTATTGTTTGAAATTATTAAATGAATTCAACTATAACAAATAGGTCTAATTTTgcaaacatatttttcaaattgatttaagaGTGGAATTATGCTTTTAACCTTCTGCTTTTAAATTTATAGGCTTATGTTGAGATCATTTTGATAAGtagataattaaaaaatgattcaattaaaaaaaatcattttaaagtTTTTTGATGCTttataaaaaaagaaaacaaatgtAACTTGTTTTTAATCAGTAAATAAGAATTAGATTATGTTACCAACTATTAAACTATTAAGAAAACATCCAATCATTAAAACAATTATATTGATAAGAAAATATTAGGTATCTACCATGGCTTCCTGATTTTTTTCCACACATATTCAACTTGTGATGTGTTTGATTAAGAAAAAGAACATAGTATCACGTAGTCCAACAATATCTTTAATTACCACCAATTTCATCAATACAATAGACATGAACATTCTTTATAGGTTAGAGGTACACAAATTGGAGTTGCTAATTTCATATTAGTGATGAAGAAGCATAGGTTAGTTGCGTAGCGATGAAATTGAACAATAGTTTGTGATGAATGATCTAGTTGTAGTATTGTGTTTTAGATTAAAAATACAAGTTCAGAAACATACATATTAAATTTATGAATAAAAATAAATAGCTGTATCTTCTTTACCATTTATAAAGTATATATGTGTTATATTAGTAGGTCAAGTACTTATCTTATAAAGATTTGACATTagcatatttttttaatatttttatgttaTGTACTTagaaaataatttcaaaagaaTTATTATTGTTGTAAGATAAGGAAATCCTGGATATATTTATTCTATTAAAGTAATTTTAAAACTAATATTTTATTTTTCGATAAGAGGCCGAAGCCAAAATATAttagattaaaataaaataaacgTAGAGAAAGTATGAGAGATTTTAACAAAATTAAATCACAAGTCTAGGGAAACGAGatcaaaactaaaaaatcaaagagCTAGTGCTATTAAGTCAAGTCTaaaaatctcaagaacctggttgacataacaaaagaagccatgaacaagagtatagaggggcttgaaaagatcaatgtcatggttgcTGATTACAAATCCTACCACAGTGAACCGGTGAAATATCTTGGAGGGGAAGATATGGCTGCTAGAGATAGCAAAACCACTAGTCCTAGTTTCAAAACTAGAAGTAGGAGTAGCAACAAGGGTACCTACAGATTCATTATGGATgagctggaggaaatcaacaagatttccatccagaaGAAAAAGGATATGGTGCTCTCTCTTAATTGAGagtctttcttttgttttgtcctGTTTGTATGCATCTCTTTTGTTTTTGTGACTGTTCGGGGGTGCTCCCCTGTTTTGATGTTGGTTCATGTCTATTTGGCTTATGGTCAgttgttgtaaaacttttggttttgggtccatgtaaaacttgtttatctttatcaaatacTCAAGTTTAAAAATTTGTATTCATTATAGATTCATATATCAAACTAAAATTAATTGAGATAGTTGAAAGGTAGAAGGATTCCTTCTAAAAAGAGTTTCAAATTCTACTGAGAAACAAAGCTAGAGTTGTAAAAAGAAGAAAGGATCATAGGTAAATAAGCATGAGAACCTTGGTCTTTAATCCTCTACAACATGAGAAGTGGAGAGAGAAACATTTCTAGAGATCGAACCAGGGAGGAAGCCTGCCAACTCTGCCAAAGTATTTTTATCAAACTCTTGTTTCGAATTCCCTGCCTCCTTGCTTGAGCTCGAGGTCACTTCATTAGTGATATTCAAATATTCTATATATTTGTAGAGGAGCACCCAATATTGTTTACAATATGACCGTCTTCCGCAAACCCCATTAACAACTTCATAAATTGGACACTTCTTTGAATGACTGAAATTCTAACCTCCCAAAATGATTTGTTCCAAATAGTGAGAATTGGGAAATGGGGAGTAGGAATGCCAAATTCCATTATTATAGCATAATCTATTCTATGTGTAATTGTAAGATCCTTTTTTATACTCAACATCACCTCCTTAATTAAACCAAAAACTAGTTATAAAAAACCCTTCGGTAGAGCTCTTCCAAAACCACCTTTGTTTTGCCAACCATGAGAATTGTTGCTAGAAAAAGGGATGAAATGACAGGATTCACTCTATATGTATGGTTGGCCTTGATGAATTCACCACTTATAATTAGATACAAAGTAGGAGAGAGAAGTTTATGTAAGTAGTTAACAACTTCGCATAGCCTCTTGTGAGTAATCAGCCTAAAAAACACCATTTGCCTTCTTGAAGCTACTAGAGTAATAAAAATTCCCTTTAAGAGAAGCAAGGAAATGAGAAAGCCAAACAAAAGAAACCAAACTAGAAAACTACACTAGCATTCCCAAAATTAATGCCAATCTTCTACACATATAGAATGAAGAGAGACTTGCATGACACACCAATCTTTGAATTCAATGGAAAGGCTCATAATGTAGATAGGTTTATTTGAGGATATGAGCTAGAGTGGTCAAGTCAAGCCAAAACTAAGAtccttaaaatataaaatatagcttCTCAAAGAAGAGGATCATTAGTACATTTCAATTAAGGCATGAATTCTAACTAGAGATGTCAAATCCAACTTGTGTAAAATACAATGATAGAAAGATCTTAACACCCTCCAAATTTATCCATTGCTAAATCATCCATCTGCTAGAAGTGCTTTGATTAATTTAAAAGACTCCTAATTCAATTTGATGTCATTTAGATAGATCTTAAATATGCGCACACAACCACACCTTAGCTACAAACTAGCTTACTTAATGATTTTGTCAGGGAAAGGAGTGTTGCCACGTCAATGACCACTAACTACCTCACTTCAAAATTCAAATGTAAACACTCATTAATGAACATGACAATTATTCCAATTCAAACAACTATTTAGCAAGGagcattttgaaattaaaaaattaaatgtgaaCTCCCATTTAATAACATTACCAACTAGATCCACATTTTTAAATTTAGAAGTTAAATGAGAACTCCCATTTAATAACATTACCAAATAAGCATCCATACCTAGATTTTTAAATTCAATACCATTTGCCCCTAAATTTGCCAAACAATCTACAATTTTGTTAGCTTCTCTATAGGTATGATTGAAGATCAtcaaaaatcttaattaaatataCCACTTTCCCAGGCAATGCATTTAACCTCCAATTCGATGCATAACCAACTTTTAGGGTAATGGTTACTATAGTAAaatcaccttcaatttctaatTGATTTAGTTTTATATTTAATTCTCTAAGAATGCCTTTGAATAGAACTTTAAATTCTGCTACATTATTTGTGTCATCTTCTAAATATTTTGCAAACTTATCTAACACTAATCCATCCCAAGCATGAACTACACAACCAGCTCTAGAGATTCCTAGATTACCATGATGaacaccatcaaaatttagtttagtCTATCCTATATTTGGAGGAAGCCAAACATATTTTTCTCTTGTTGCTATACTCACCTTTAGCAACAAAAATACCATTTCATTCTAATAGAACCATCCCAATTAGTGAATTGAGTTTCCTTCTATGATTGAGATAATattaacttttattattttaaactATAAATCTACGTAAAGGAAAATATACCTTTCTCAAGTTTAATCTAGGAAAATTATTTAGTTAAATATATAGAGGCACATATTAATGTAGATTAACATATCTATATAGAAACACATATTAACATAATTATTTTTTAActataatttcttatttttttataggtaatttaTGAATGTTATGTGTTTATTAATACACATATCTGTTATTATCAAATTTTGGATAGTTTTATTAAGAGGGAAAGAGCTAAAACTGTAGTTTAATGTTGGTCATTAACTATAGGTATAGATGTGTAATCTCATCTCCAACTTGGTAATTATATTATGTTAATGAAGTGctactaaaataaataaattgaccaACCTCAATGTAGGCTTGGATATTTATTTTGCAATTTCTAAACAATAGGCTAATGAGAGTAAATCTAACATGTTTTACTTAATGCTTCTAGATCTATGAAACACAAATTTACATAGATTCttaattttgaaattagaaatttccTCTTTTTATTATTTGGCAATCCCATTAACTTTGAGTTGAAAAAAGGGAAATAATTATTGTTAGGATTCACATGGATATTagtcatttaaattttaaattgttttcttttgttgaAATATTGATCATATTATACTGTGTTTTTTATTCTctctattatttatatatttatacctCTATATATTttactaaaaaaatatttaaatatttttattctgtctcaaaaatttaatttttttatgaattttaatctcaagaaatttttaatttttatttggcaTCAACTTTGTCAACCTAAATATAATTAGGACCTTCATTAAGGtagtttaaatgaaattatatAGCTTTAGCTCACAAGTTATATTGATTGTGGTGCATGTATCATCTATAATTCTTAACAACAACTATTTGGAGGTGTTGCTATAGAGGATATTCCTACAATATATTTGTTAAAAAAAGGTTGTATAATGTGATATACTATCAAGAAGAgagattttcttttaaataatatatttatgtaTGGTCTTTTTTAGATAAAGTGAGAAGGGTGTGAGGTTATATACAAAATATCCATAAAGGAAATAGTGGTGAGTCTCAAAAAGGGAGAtcaagcaaacaaaaaaaaattactagcagtagaaagacaaataactacttgcCAAAATTGAAAGACCATCTATTTATCACCCaaaaattttaaatcaatttttccCTTCCAATGTTTTTTTAAGGTCTCAAACTTGTCTCCAAAGAATAAAATAGAAGTACCTACCAAAATTGAACACCAACTAAGCATGGGCAAGAATCTCAAGACTATTTTCAACCTTCCACTCCATATAAAGATAGACAACTTCTTCTCAAAGTATAACTCTCTATTAATGTTTGCCTCTTGGGTGGGATTTATATCGAGATGGGTGTTTTCTATATATTTACCTTCCTTAATAGAGTATTGAGGGGAACCAACAATATCCTTAACTATATTACTCTTGGCCTTCCCTTTTCAAGATAATCTTAAATTTTTTGATGAGTCAGCATTGTATTCTTGACCATCTCCTTGTAGCAAACAATAATATCCTGTATGTTTCTAAATATATTTGGATTCATTTGGAGGTTACTAATCACTTACTTTGTAATAGTTTGATCCTCCACTAAACCAATATCATATTTGATATTATTCACCTCTTTCCTCCAAAATGGGTCACTTCCCAAAATCGTCAACCATCCCCATTAACCATCAAATATGACCATTCAACAACCTTAGACATGGCTACGATTTCCAGGTTATAAAATAATATTCATCTTGTCATATTGTTGCTCATGAAGCTTATAATTGGGGGTTTATGAGGAGTTGATTGGTCAATTAAACCAGAATTACTATCCTTTGTCACTTGAGGAGAGTAAGAGGTCTTATAGAAAAGTTTAAAGTGGGTGGGAAATAATAATGTAGTCTTAAGATGAGGGTGACTATGTAGACACAAATCTATCATAAAATATTACAAAGTATCCAGTGGGTGCTCAAAGGAAACACTTTTCACTTTAGTGGAAATAGGGTATTTGATAGCCATGGAATTTCTTATAGAAGAGTGAGGGTTAGATATAGTAACTTTGTCCATCATAGGGGTGTTTAAATATGAGGAAGACTGGTTACTAGTGTTCTTAACAAAGTAGGTAGGCTTCTTTCTCACAAAGAGTTAGGAGTTTGTTATGCAAGTGTGAGATGAAATAGTCAAGGTTAGTGCTGAACTAAACAAGTAAAAATGAGAAATTAGAGTCTAGTGAAGGGGTAGAGACTagtcatttttcattaaaaaattcacATACCATACCAATGAAGAGTGAACTAAAAATGCAAAATTCATTTTTGCATTATGCTTAAAATGGTCATGGATAGGAAACAATTGGGAATGAATATTTTAAAATGACCATAAAGACTAGAATACCTCATAATAATCTCTAGTATAGTCTTCAAAGTGCCTTATAGATCCTTGCATTTAAACACAAGCTATAGAGTTTTTCTTCTCTTCAAAAACCTTTTTGTACATCCTCCTATTAGTTGTCATAGGGTTTCTTAGAGAAAGTGGATCCTTAAGAGGAAGTCAAATAAATGTCTAAATGTTTTCTATATTAACATTCAAAGAGATATCTATAACACCAACCAACCCATCTTTCAAGGTACATGTGAACTCAATTAAGTGAAAAGGGTCATGGCTAGTCATTGCTTCAATATAAGAGGAAACATTTGACATGTTGGATCAAATGTCCTAGTCATTCTTAACAATCTCACAATTTTTGGGCTCCACCTAAATGATATCTCCTTCGATGGCTATCATACCAAACATTGCAGATGAACAAAATACGAGCAgaaggaaatttaaaggaaaaaacTAATGATGCACAAGACTAGGTTACTTTCATTGCCATGAAATTGAGGAAGAGTATATAATTGAATGATCTATTAATCCATTATATGTTATGGtactattttaaataattaaaacacATGTATAGATCATTTTACATAGTCTATAATGAATATCTTAAACTTATAGATAAAAAATATTAGTTTCATCCTATTTACTATTTAAAAAAAGTATATTCATATAAATTACTAGATCAATTACTTGTTCTATATAAATATGACATTAGCAattgtttaatatttttaatttatataattggACAATGATTTGAGAAGAATAGATATTTCCTTGTAGATAAAAATATGCATTCCCCAAGTTGTAGAATAATTAATTAGTtaaacatatagatatatatattaaaatagattaatagttaatactTTGGGATTTTGATTTGATAAGTTATTGTAACTCATTTATGAATATTATGTGATAATAAATGTACATCTCTCTATGATCTAATATTCGATATGTGGGTCAGTGCAAGacgctgagtccactttttggccaaaaagtggaagtgttttccctgattttttgattttgtctcatttgagcttaaattttgaaacactttgagattgaatcttggaaaaagttagtaatataaaagatagccctctgagtgtactttccaaatatgtaatttattttaatacccacatagtaaaatataactttttgaatggagttctaaaagctatgttttaaaaatgcctgtttcaggaccatatcatgcatgtgtacgacccacagtttttgacacaattaaaattattttctcaaaccattttgggaaatggtttgtaactcactgaagattgatgagcatatttttctatatatttttttttaatatattattttaattaattttttaatgaccgtaattatgttttaaaaaatttgacgtgtacgacccacataatttgacgtaaaattaacatttttaaatttattttttttgaaatagaaaataattttgtgtagattgatgacatataatttttttttcaaaattcattaaaataaaaaagttattaaattaacaaaattagttaatatttcaagtttatggacccgatttagtataaattaaaggaaaa encodes:
- the LOC131070614 gene encoding LOW QUALITY PROTEIN: endochitinase At2g43610-like (The sequence of the model RefSeq protein was modified relative to this genomic sequence to represent the inferred CDS: deleted 1 base in 1 codon; substituted 1 base at 1 genomic stop codon), whose translation is MAKCASIVLLMMATLILVGEIHFGSAQKCGCPEQECCSKRGYRGTTQAYCGVGCSQGPCTVDSPTPFGSIEYTITKAFFDRIKSGIPSSCKGKNFYTNEDFISASEIFPRFGNTGESLGVAKRELAAFFANFAHETGSLCYIEXMEKRTYCQPSTEYPCAPGKQYYGRGPLQITGNYNYGAAGKYLGLPLLENPDLVAQKPDVGFKTALWFWMTSNCHRAITLPRGIGFKGTIIAINFRECGGGNPAAVKNRVNLYRKFCRWVRVAPGLNLYC